The sequence below is a genomic window from Candidatus Dormiibacterota bacterium.
AGCCCACCTCACCGACGTCGAACGGATCATCAAATCGTGCGGGTTCTATCGCATGAAGGCCAAGCATATCGTTAGCGCGGCGAGCGATCTGGTCGAGCGTTTCGGCGGGGAGGTGCCGCGCGAGCGCGACGATCTGGAATCGCTCGACGGCGTCGGGCGGAAGACGGCAAACGTCGTGATGTCGGTTGCATTCGAGGAAGCCGCGTTCGCGGTCGATACGCACGTTTTTCGCGTGGCGCATCGTTTGGGGTTGACGCAGGGGACGACGCCCCGACAAGTCGAGGCGGACGTTACCGCGATCGTGCCGCGGCAGAAGTGGCGGTACGCGCATCATTGGCTGATTCTGCACGGGCGCGCGATTTGCAAGGCGCCCGTGCCGCGGTGCGGCGAATGCCCCGTCGCGGCGATCTGCCCGACCCCGCCGATTATCGCTAAAATGACAACGGTCCGGGCCCGGAAAGGTGCGGCGGCGGTGGAAGCTCCGCGTCGTGCGCGAGCACTTTCAACACGCCGGACGCGGTGAGGCGTTCGCCGTAGCCGGCTTCGGTCGAAATCTTCGAGAGGTTGACGAGCGACGGCACCGGAGCCTCCAGATCGAACTGATACTCGCCCTCCAGCCCCATGCCGGTCATCTGCACGAGTTGCCGTACCGGATCGAGATCGATCGTCACGCGATGCTCGCCAAAGCGCAAGCGCAGGCGAAGCGGACGTTCCAATCGCACGAATTTGACGCCGCGCGGCCCGAGAATCGCGTTGAGGCGTTTACACGCGATCGCCAATTGCTCGGCGAAGAGTGCGAGCGACTCGTCCGCATCTTCCGGACGCCGCTCCTGCCGCCCGCCGCCGGCCGCGTCGATCAGCTTGCCGATTTCGCGGCGATCGCGAATGCGCGACGCGGCCGCGACGATGGGGTTCTGGGCGGTAAAATCCGGTTCGAATGGGTCTGCCATGATGATGGCTCCAAGTATTCTCGCTCGGGATGCTGAAGCCCGGCAGTATGATCGGACGTCTCTGGCTCTTGCTCGGGCTCGTTGTCGCATGCTCGGGCGCCGCGCCCG
It includes:
- the nth gene encoding endonuclease III, with protein sequence MPKIPFPTKNVPKAVAKQELAILERTYPAAVTALEYHNPFELLVAVILSAQCTDARVNLTTPALFAAYPTPNELAEAHLTDVERIIKSCGFYRMKAKHIVSAASDLVERFGGEVPRERDDLESLDGVGRKTANVVMSVAFEEAAFAVDTHVFRVAHRLGLTQGTTPRQVEADVTAIVPRQKWRYAHHWLILHGRAICKAPVPRCGECPVAAICPTPPIIAKMTTVRARKGAAAVEAPRRARALSTRRTR